The Nocardioides pantholopis genome window below encodes:
- a CDS encoding ABC transporter permease has product MTEIVGTLPSVQPVGRTRSRVGRRPLVVVVAGSYVALAVLVTVLVPFLPIHGPNEQDLANTLAPITGSHWLGTDDLGRDLLSRLLWGVHTSFLAGLTAVGVAMLVGLPLGLLAGYLGGWVDQVLSRLADVVLAVPALILLLAAQTALDTGIQGQMAVLGGIFAPRVLRVVRAETMRLSRAPFVLAGRMSGCSHSRILGRYLMPGVRAQLVVQLSYLLGLAMVIEAGISFLGVGVKPPEASLGTLLIGASGLLSSEPRVVLVPAAVLTLLILSLNLFGDSLTEERKK; this is encoded by the coding sequence ATGACCGAGATCGTCGGGACCCTTCCGTCCGTCCAGCCGGTGGGGCGCACCCGATCGCGCGTCGGGCGCCGCCCGCTCGTCGTGGTGGTTGCCGGGTCGTACGTCGCGCTGGCCGTGCTCGTCACCGTCCTGGTCCCGTTCCTGCCGATCCATGGCCCGAACGAGCAGGACCTCGCGAACACCCTCGCCCCGATCACCGGGAGCCACTGGCTGGGGACCGACGACCTCGGTCGTGACCTGCTGAGCCGGCTGCTGTGGGGCGTCCACACGTCGTTCCTCGCCGGCCTCACCGCGGTGGGCGTGGCGATGCTGGTCGGGTTGCCCCTCGGACTCCTCGCCGGCTACCTGGGGGGCTGGGTCGACCAGGTCCTCTCCCGGCTCGCCGACGTGGTGCTGGCGGTTCCGGCACTGATCCTGCTCCTCGCCGCCCAGACTGCCCTCGACACCGGCATCCAGGGGCAGATGGCAGTGCTGGGCGGGATCTTCGCACCCCGCGTCCTCCGGGTCGTGCGCGCGGAGACCATGCGGCTGTCCCGGGCCCCGTTCGTCCTCGCGGGCCGCATGTCGGGGTGCTCGCACAGCCGGATCCTCGGGCGGTATCTGATGCCCGGCGTGCGGGCTCAGCTCGTCGTCCAGCTCAGCTACCTGCTCGGGCTCGCGATGGTGATCGAGGCCGGGATCTCCTTCCTCGGCGTCGGAGTGAAACCGCCGGAGGCCTCTCTCGGAACGCTGCTCATCGGAGCCTCGGGGCTGCTGTCCAGCGAGCCCCGGGTGGTTCTGGTCCCGGCCGCGGTCCTGACACTGCTGATCCTCAGCCTGAACCTGTTCGGCGACTCCCTGACCGAGGAGCGGAAGAAGTGA
- a CDS encoding ABC transporter ATP-binding protein, which translates to MSIRTEDVPVGDVDPRRRPPAVRLRGLAIETDDPHSAPGASLPLVRDVSFDVGAGEMVGLVGESGSGKSLTASAVASLLPAGVRRSAGVVEVGGVRVEAHVRHPDVAMIFQNPMTSLNPSMRIGDQIAETVRLRHRGTSRQDARRRAVDILDQVEVTRPAERARQYPFEFSGGMRQRAMIGIAIARDPAVLIADEPTTALDVTVQRGVMDLVDRLRRDMGLAVLLISHDLGVVSERCDRLLVMYSGELVEVGATRDVLDAPLHPYLDGLIRCIPEHALISGRLEPLPGQVPAPEDVVTGCRFADRCHLVLPACREAAVPLETASVGRDVRCIRWPERVAGFADEERVTP; encoded by the coding sequence GTGAGCATCCGGACCGAAGACGTCCCTGTCGGCGACGTCGATCCACGGCGCCGTCCGCCGGCCGTCCGCCTGCGCGGACTCGCCATCGAGACCGACGATCCTCACTCGGCTCCCGGAGCGTCGCTGCCGCTGGTACGTGATGTCTCCTTCGACGTCGGGGCGGGTGAGATGGTCGGCCTGGTCGGCGAGTCGGGTTCGGGCAAGAGCCTGACCGCCTCGGCTGTCGCCTCTCTGCTCCCTGCGGGGGTCCGGAGGTCAGCGGGGGTGGTCGAGGTCGGTGGGGTCCGGGTCGAAGCGCACGTGCGCCACCCCGACGTGGCGATGATCTTCCAGAATCCGATGACCAGCCTCAACCCGTCGATGCGGATCGGCGACCAGATCGCGGAGACCGTCCGGCTTCGACACCGGGGGACCTCGCGTCAGGACGCGCGTCGCCGGGCCGTCGACATCCTCGACCAGGTAGAGGTCACCCGCCCGGCGGAACGCGCCCGGCAGTACCCCTTCGAGTTCTCCGGTGGCATGCGCCAGCGCGCGATGATCGGCATCGCCATCGCCCGGGATCCGGCTGTCCTCATCGCGGACGAGCCGACCACCGCTCTCGATGTCACCGTTCAGCGGGGCGTGATGGACCTGGTCGACCGATTGCGCCGGGACATGGGCCTGGCGGTGCTGCTGATCTCGCACGACCTGGGCGTGGTGAGCGAACGCTGTGACCGGCTGCTGGTGATGTACTCGGGCGAGCTGGTCGAGGTCGGCGCGACCCGGGACGTGCTCGACGCGCCACTGCACCCCTACCTCGACGGCTTGATCCGGTGCATCCCCGAGCACGCGCTGATCTCCGGGCGGCTCGAGCCGCTGCCGGGGCAGGTCCCGGCCCCCGAGGACGTGGTCACCGGCTGCCGCTTCGCCGACCGATGTCACCTGGTCCTCCCGGCGTGCCGGGAGGCGGCTGTGCCGCTGGAGACCGCCTCGGTCGGCCGGGACGTGCGCTGCATCCGGTGGCCCGAGCGGGTGGCGGGGTTCGCAGACGAGGAGAGGGTGACCCCGTGA
- a CDS encoding ABC transporter ATP-binding protein, with translation MTGPLLLAEGVTKVFKTSRWPATPLRTVAIDDVSLRIEPGESVGIAGESGSGKSTLIGAFCGLVRPDRGSIQLRGKDVYRGRRFDRRAWRSMQLVFQDPYTSLNPAMTVEQNVAEPLRFWKRLDDAAARRAARELLELVGLGGTVAERRPASLSGGQRQRVSIARALAAEPELLLLDESVSALDVSVQAQILELLMRVRAERDLTQVLVSHDISVLQLVCDRVIVMQAGRIVEECSARDLTVEKVSEPYTRQLLEAVPTLRAPSAPLPQGD, from the coding sequence GTGACCGGGCCGCTGCTCCTCGCCGAGGGCGTCACCAAGGTCTTCAAGACCTCGCGCTGGCCGGCGACGCCCCTGCGCACCGTCGCGATCGACGACGTCTCCCTGCGCATCGAGCCCGGTGAGTCCGTCGGGATCGCCGGTGAGTCCGGCTCCGGGAAGTCGACGCTGATCGGGGCCTTCTGTGGCCTGGTCCGCCCCGATCGCGGATCGATCCAGCTCCGTGGAAAGGACGTCTATCGGGGCCGACGGTTCGACCGCCGCGCCTGGCGCTCCATGCAGCTCGTCTTCCAGGATCCCTACACGTCGCTCAACCCGGCGATGACCGTCGAGCAGAACGTGGCCGAGCCGCTCCGCTTCTGGAAGCGGCTCGACGACGCCGCGGCCCGACGTGCGGCCCGGGAGCTGCTCGAGCTCGTCGGCCTCGGGGGAACGGTCGCCGAGCGGCGGCCGGCGAGTCTCTCCGGCGGACAACGCCAGCGCGTCTCGATAGCCCGCGCACTCGCCGCCGAGCCGGAGCTCCTCCTGCTGGACGAGTCGGTCTCTGCACTCGACGTGTCGGTCCAAGCCCAGATCCTCGAGCTGCTCATGCGGGTGCGCGCCGAACGTGACCTCACCCAGGTCCTGGTGAGTCACGACATCAGCGTTCTGCAGCTGGTCTGCGACCGGGTGATCGTCATGCAGGCGGGCCGGATCGTGGAGGAGTGCAGCGCGCGAGACCTCACCGTGGAGAAGGTCAGCGAGCCGTACACCCGCCAGCTGCTCGAGGCCGTACCCACGCTTCGTGCGCCGTCCGCCCCTCTGCCGCAGGGCGACTGA
- a CDS encoding NAD(P)H-dependent amine dehydrogenase family protein, with protein MTTRVIQWATGAIGRVALRHVIDSPELELVGLKVHNPSKVGRDAGDIVRRGTTGVLGTDDIEEILALDADVVLHLPLNGESPDQHTDDLDRLLRSGKNVITTVGSTYPGAVDRTRAARLEAAARAGGVTLFGTGMNPGFLGERLGVLLTGMCTQVNSLSVQETYDCTPVTSPGFIYDLCGFGVSEEEYWNASDGRRSFFSSLFGETLGYLIDTLQMPVDRIQEEHRAVVADQEVQTAAGAIPAGTVRGVVWQWHAMTGTERTITVRMVWFCGEPEDGWKDGWQIRIDGAPRVHMDLEWLDPIGLPERSKAVQFATAGPVVRAIPEVLAAKPGILVPPTWGTYRGTGAPDLSTLLPIGG; from the coding sequence ATGACCACACGAGTGATCCAGTGGGCCACCGGAGCGATCGGCCGGGTCGCGTTGCGACACGTCATCGACTCCCCGGAGCTGGAGCTGGTCGGACTCAAGGTGCACAACCCCTCGAAGGTCGGTCGCGACGCCGGTGACATCGTGCGACGCGGGACGACCGGGGTGCTGGGCACCGACGACATCGAGGAGATCCTGGCGCTGGACGCCGACGTCGTGCTCCACCTCCCGCTCAACGGCGAGTCGCCGGACCAGCACACCGACGACCTGGACCGTCTGCTCCGCTCGGGCAAGAACGTCATCACCACTGTCGGCTCCACCTATCCCGGAGCGGTCGACCGAACCCGGGCAGCACGTCTGGAGGCGGCGGCCCGCGCTGGCGGCGTGACGCTCTTCGGCACGGGCATGAACCCGGGCTTCCTGGGGGAGCGCCTCGGCGTGCTCCTCACCGGGATGTGCACCCAGGTCAACAGTCTGAGCGTGCAGGAGACCTACGACTGCACGCCGGTGACGTCGCCCGGCTTCATCTACGACCTCTGCGGCTTCGGCGTGAGCGAAGAGGAGTACTGGAACGCCTCGGACGGACGGCGCAGCTTCTTCTCCAGCCTGTTCGGCGAGACGCTCGGCTACCTGATCGACACGCTGCAGATGCCTGTCGACCGCATCCAGGAGGAGCACCGGGCTGTCGTCGCCGACCAAGAGGTGCAGACGGCAGCGGGCGCGATCCCTGCGGGCACCGTGCGGGGGGTGGTCTGGCAGTGGCACGCGATGACCGGCACCGAGCGGACGATCACCGTCCGCATGGTCTGGTTCTGCGGTGAGCCCGAGGACGGTTGGAAGGACGGCTGGCAGATCCGCATCGACGGGGCGCCCCGCGTGCACATGGACCTGGAGTGGCTGGACCCGATCGGACTTCCGGAGAGGTCCAAGGCGGTCCAGTTCGCGACGGCGGGTCCGGTCGTGCGCGCCATTCCCGAGGTGCTCGCCGCGAAGCCCGGCATCCTGGTGCCGCCGACCTGGGGGACGTACCGCGGGACCGGCGCGCCGGATCTCTCCACCCTCCTGCCGATCGGCGGCTGA